A DNA window from Arachis hypogaea cultivar Tifrunner chromosome 18, arahy.Tifrunner.gnm2.J5K5, whole genome shotgun sequence contains the following coding sequences:
- the LOC112769806 gene encoding uncharacterized protein, whose protein sequence is MEDTANLVVYRNGEIIRNTHEGVRFVSENIFSFVVPCTMTLMELQNGLCQSMENGTLMRVSRILYRNPVVVFGGLIQFDTIPITDEASMQNMFQIHRQTYMRHPQIELYVEFEAVEAVAVQNDIDVNDDIAAVYEGLNSDSEEDFEATYEAGDEDEDGDVGVEAAVENVVVHPSSSQPMGVPPFMCELDLDAMHAPEFPEYANRGIADPEDGEFRIGMEYSSRKSVVAAIRSFTISRGVDYDVYESEPQTFYAKCKMYGRGCDWLIRASLIRRKGCWEIRRYNGRHTCTIGTISQDHSKLDSDTVAEAIRPLVETDPSIKVKSIIVEVQSRFNYTISYRKAWLAKQKSVANVFGDWEESYQALPWWLSVMVQKIPGSVVQIETRPLYNGNEEAQGVKILHRVFWSFNPCIRAFRHCKPLVQVDGTHLYGKYKGTLLVAVAQDGNQNIVPIAFALVEGETADAWHFFLRNLREYVVRKDGVGMISDRHESIRAAVNRSGDDWQPPRAWWMFCIRHIGSNFLRAFKVPHLQKLVVNIGYSRTVEEYNINYKRLEERGEAYAMWCDAIGLRHWVLAFDEGHRWGHMTTNLVECINSVLKGARNLPVLALVRATYYRLNELFTRKSAETHERKRAGFTYSAFAQQRIEASMQQAGNIVVHRFDRRNEVFEVRETTTGKVLVVDLARRTCDCGHFQVERIPCRHVIACCANQRLDWQLYVHDVYKMTEVCKVYRFEFAPLGDPETWPPYEGPTLVANPALRRTSKGRPKLTRYLNEMDSRDMRGPRICRLCGAQGHSRSRCPQRAGPSGAGS, encoded by the exons ATGGAGGACACCGCAAATTTGGTGGTGTATCGTAATGGTGAGATAATACGTaatactcatgagggagtgagGTTTGTGTCAGAAAATATATTTTCGTTTGTGGTTCCGTGCACGATGACGTTAATGGAGCTGCAGAATGGCCTATGTCAAAGCATGGAGAATGGTACGTTAATGAGAGTGAGCAGAATTCTGTACCGGAATCCAGTTGTGgtttttggtggtctaatacagtttgataCCATTCCGATCACGGATGAAGCGAGTATGCAGAATATGTTTCAAATTCACCGGCAGACTTATATGAGACACCCGCAGATTGAgttgtacgttgagtttgaaGCTGTAGAGGCAGTAGCGGTCCAAAATGATATAGATGTAAATGATGATATAGCTGCGGTGTACGAAGGGTTGAATAGTGACAGCGAAGAGGACTTTGAAGCCACCTATGAAGCCGGCGACGAAGATGAGGATGGTGATGTGGGAGTTGAGGCAGCAGTGGAAAATGTAGTGGTTCATCCCTCGAGCAGTCAACCGATGGGTGTTCCACCTTTTATGTGTGAGTTGGATCTCGACGCCATGCATGCCCCCGAGTTTCCAGAATATGCAAACAGAG GTATTGCTGATCCTGAGGACGGAGAGTTCCGAATTGGAATGGAATACAGTTCTAGAAAGTCGGTCGTTGCAGCAATTAGAAGTTTCACTATATCTAGAGGAGTTGACTATgatgtgtatgagtctgagccacagacgttctatgcaaaatgcaagatgtACGGGCGTGGATGTGACTGGCTTATCCGAGCCAGCTTGATACGAAGAAAAGGTTGCTGGGAGATACGCAGATACAACGGTAGGCACACGTGCACCATCGGAACGATTTCACAGGATCATTCCAAGTTGGACTCAGATACAGTTGCTGAGGCTATAAGGCCGTTGGTCGAGACGGATCCGTCCATCAAGGTGAAATCTATAATTGTGGAAGTCCAGTCAAGGTTCAACTATACCATCAGTTAtcgaaaggcttggttggcaaagcagaagtccGTTGCCAACGTCTTCGGTGATTGGGAGGAATCTTACCAAGCATTGCCGTGGTGGCTCTCGGTCATGGTGCAGAAGATTCCTGGTTCAGTTGTCCAAATAGAAACACGACCACTCTACAACGGGAATGAAGAGGCACAAGGTGTAAAAATACTTCATCGTGTATTttggagtttcaatccatgcatTAGGGCATTCAGGCATTGCAAGCCCCTGGTTCAGGTTGACGGCACACACCTATACGGAAAATACAAAGGTACACTTCTAGTCGctgttgcacaagatgggaaccaAAACATTGTGCCTATCGCCTTTGCCTTGGTGGAAGGTGAGACAGCTGATGCGTGGCACTTCTTCCTCAGGAATCTGCGAGAGTATGTTGTTAGAAAAGACGGTGTGGGTATGATCTCAGACCGGCATGAGTCAATACGGGCAGCAGTTAATCGTTCCGGTGATGACTGGCAACCTCCAAGAGCATGGTGGATGTTTTGTATAAGACACATCGGCAGTAACTTCTTAAGGGCATTCAAAGTCCCTCACTTGCAGAAGCTTGTTGTCAATATAGGGTATTCAAGAACGGTGGAGGAGTACAATATCAACTATAAGAGGTTGGAAGAGCGAGGCGAGGCATATGCCATGTGGTGCGATGCCATCGGACTCAGACATTGGGTATTGGCATTCGACGAGGGACATCGATGGGGCCATATGACAACGAACCTTGTCGAGTGTATTAACTCAGTGTTGAAGGGTGCCCGTAATCTACCTGTGTTGGCGCTGGTCCGAGCAACATATTACAGGTTAAATGAACTCTTTACGCGGAAGAGTGCCGAGACTCACGAACGTAAGCGTGCTGGATTTACGTACTCCGCATTTGCGCAACAGCGGATAGAAGCAAGTATGCAACAGGCTGGGAATATAGTTGTGCACCGCTTTGATAGACGAAATGAGGTGTTTGAGGTGCGCGAAACGACTACTGGGAAGGTGTTAGTTGTTGATCTAGCGCGACGGACGTGTGACTGTGGGCACTTCCAGGTTGAACGAATACCATGTCGCCATGTTATTGCTTGCTGTGCTAACCAGCGGCTCGATTGGCAGTTGTATGTGCATGATGTGTACAAGATGACGGAAGTTTGTAAGGTATATAGGTTTGAGTTTGCACCATTAGGAGATCCCGAGACATGGCCTCCTTATGAGGGACCCACATTGGTCGCTAATCCCGCACTGAGGCGAACGTCTAAAGGCAGGCCCAAACTGACCCGATACCTGAATGAAATGGACTCACGTGACATGCGTGGTCCTCGGATATGCCGTCTCTGTGGTGCTCAGGGTCATAGTCGGAGTAGGTGTCCGCAGCGTGCTGGACCGAGTGGTGCTGGTTCATAG